Proteins co-encoded in one Gossypium arboreum isolate Shixiya-1 chromosome 11, ASM2569848v2, whole genome shotgun sequence genomic window:
- the LOC108479955 gene encoding probable L-cysteine desulfhydrase, chloroplastic has protein sequence MASSLHSNHTQICPNPTALNGGSASDGKSQISKKPRLYADPPPLFTPSDIISEFSHHDPAVARINNGSFGCCPSLVLSAQNQLQLQWLRQPDNFYFNQLQPKIIQSRTIIKDIINADHVDEVSIVDNATTAAAIVLQQIAWGFAEGKFCRGDAAVMLHYAYGAVKKSVEAYVTRVGGYVIEVPLPFPVSSVDEIVKEFRQALRRGKENGRKVRLAVIDHVTSMPTVVIPVKELVTICREEGVDQVFVDAAHGIGCVDVDMKQIGADFYASNLHKWFFCPPSVAFLYCKKSTNNSDLHHPVVSHEYGNGLAIESSWIGTRDYSSYLVVPKVLEFINRFEGGIEGIKKRNHEYVVEMGQMLVKAWGTHLGCPPEMCSSMVMVGLPACLGISSDHDALELRSFLRDKFGVEVPIYYRPPKDGEEGGVVTGYARISYQVYNKVEDYYKFRDAINQLVDSAFTCASLPIS, from the coding sequence ATGGCTTCTTCTCTCCATAGTAATCATACCCAAATCTGCCCCAATCCTACCGCCTTGAACGGTGGTTCCGCCTCCGACGGTAAGTCCCAGATTTCCAAGAAACCCAGATTGTATGCTGACCCTCCGCCGTTGTTCACTCCCTCTGATATCATCTCCGAATTTTCCCACCATGACCCCGCCGTCGCTCGTATTAACAACGGCAGCTTCGGGTGTTGCCCTTCTTTAGTTCTCTCGGCTCAGAACCAGCTACAGCTCCAGTGGCTCCGACAGCCGGACAATTTCTACTTCAACCAGCTCCAGCCTAAGATCATCCAGTCCAGAACTATAATTAAGGACATCATCAACGCCGACCACGTCGACGAGGTCTCTATCGTCGACAACGCCACAACCGCCGCCGCCATTGTACTGCAGCAAATCGCTTGGGGATTCGCGGAGGGGAAGTTCTGCCGTGGGGATGCTGCCGTCATGCTTCACTACGCTTACGGTGCCGTCAAGAAGTCCGTCGAAGCTTACGTCACGCGCGTCGGCGGGTATGTTATCGAGGTCCCTTTGCCTTTTCCTGTTAGCTCCGTCGACGAGATCGTGAAAGAGTTCAGGCAAGCTTTACGGAGAGGGAAAGAAAACGGGAGGAAAGTAAGATTGGCTGTCATCGACCACGTCACTTCCATGCCTACCGTGGTCATCCCCGTTAAAGAATTAGTCACCATTTGTAGGGAAGAAGGCGTTGACCAAGTGTTTGTTGATGCAGCTCATGGTATTGGGTGCGTTGACGTTGATATGAAGCAAATAGGAGCTGACTTTTACGCTAGCAACTTGCACAAGTGGTTCTTTTGCCCACCATCTGTTGCCTTTTTGTACTGTAAAAAGTCCACAAACAACTCCGATTTGCACCATCCGGTCGTTTCCCATGAATATGGCAATGGTTTAGCCATAGAAAGTTCTTGGATAGGGACCAGGGATTACAGTTCTTACTTAGTGGTTCCAAAGGTTTTGGAATTCATCAATAGGTTTGAAGGTGGGATTGAAGGGATCAAGAAGAGGAACCATGAATATGTTGTTGAGATGGGACAGATGTTGGTCAAAGCATGGGGAACTCATCTTGGTTGTCCTCCAGAGATGTGTTCAAGCATGGTCATGGTTGGTTTACCTGCTTGTTTGGGGATTTCGAGTGATCATGATGCTCTGGAATTGAGGTCTTTTTTAAGGGACAAGTTTGGTGTTGAGGTTCCAATATATTATAGACCACCCAAGGATGGGGAGGAAGGTGGGGTAGTAACAGGGTATGCGAGGATTTCTTATCAAGTTTATAACAAGGTTGAGGATTATTACAAGTTTAGGGATGCAATCAATCAACTCGTTGACAGTGCATTCACTTGTGCTTCTCTTCCCATTTCATAA